In a genomic window of Nostoc sp. UHCC 0870:
- a CDS encoding Rha family transcriptional regulator, with protein sequence MTNLTIKTINSTLVVDSRLIAAELGINHKSFKETIRTYQVDFEEFGNIAVHSGSIIGPGKPETFYYLNEAQANLSLTYSNNTPIVRQAKIKLIKAFEAAKEALKTLN encoded by the coding sequence ATGACAAACTTAACTATCAAGACCATTAATTCTACTTTAGTTGTTGATTCCAGACTTATTGCTGCTGAATTAGGTATCAATCATAAATCTTTTAAAGAAACGATTAGGACCTACCAAGTTGACTTTGAAGAGTTTGGTAATATTGCCGTTCATAGCGGCAGTATTATTGGACCAGGGAAACCTGAGACTTTTTACTATTTAAATGAAGCTCAAGCTAATTTATCCTTAACCTATTCTAATAACACTCCTATTGTTAGGCAGGCCAAAATTAAATTAATTAAAGCTTTTGAGGCAGCTAAAGAAGCACTTAAAACATTAAATTAA